From a region of the Gossypium raimondii isolate GPD5lz chromosome 10, ASM2569854v1, whole genome shotgun sequence genome:
- the LOC105775821 gene encoding transcription termination factor MTEF1, chloroplastic: MSAAAATAFQSSLCISSQKPSFSPTNSQEPNTHLPSKPKSLLHKHPLYSSAHHNLSLQIKEKILCLEIMGIDSGKALSLNPSLHTTSLDSLNSIISFLQSKGIHQKDFPRIFGMCPRILTSNIKTELGPVFSFLSQDLNVPENNYRKVINKCPRLLTSSVRDQLKPALFYLQRLGFKDLEALAYQDPVLLVSSVEHTLIPKLKFLESIGFSTSEAKSMVLRCPGLFTFSIENNYKPKFEYFKEEMNGDLEDLKAFPQFFAFSLEKRIKPRHIETITSGVKLPLANMLKSTDDEFKELLRNNGPNS; the protein is encoded by the coding sequence ATGTCTGCAGCAGCTGCGACTGCATTCCAATCTTCCCTATGCATCTCTTCTCAGAAACCCTCATTTTCTCCCACAAATTCCCAAGAACCAAACACTCATTTACCATCCAAACCCAAAAGCCTCCTCCACAAACACCCACTCTACTCATCAGCTCACCATAATCTCTCCCTTCAAATCAAGGAGAAAATCTTATGCCTTGAAATCATGGGCATTGACTCAGGTAAAGCCCTCTCTCTCAATCCCTCCCTTCACACCACTTCCCTTGATTCCCTCAATTCCATCATCTCGTTCCTCCAATCTAAAGGCATTCACCAAAAGGACTTCCCTAGAATCTTTGGTATGTGCCCCCGAATCCTAACCTCTAACATCAAAACTGAGCTTGGCCCAGTTTTCAGTTTCCTCTCCCAAGACCTTAATGTCCCTGAAAATAACTATAGGAAGGTCATTAACAAGTGTCCCAGGTTGCTCACTTCAAGTGTCAGAGACCAGTTGAAACCAGCTTTATTCTATCTCCAAAGGCTTGGGTTTAAAGATTTAGAGGCTTTGGCTTATCAAGACCCTGTCTTGCTGGTTTCAAGTGTGGAACATACCTTAATACCCAAACTCAAGTTCTTGGAAAGCATAGGGTTTTCAACCAGTGAAGCTAAAAGTATGGTGTTGAGGTGCCCAGGGTTGTTCACTTTCAGCATAGAAAACAACTACAAGCCCAAATTCGAGTACTTTAAAGAGGAGATGAATGGGGATTTGGAGGACTTGAAAGCATTCCCTCAGTTCTTTGCTTTTAGTTTGGAGAAGAGGATAAAACCAAGGCATATTGAAACCATAACAAGTGGGGTTAAGTTGCCTTTGGCTAACATGCTAAAAAGCACTGATGATGAGTTTAAAGAGTTGCTGAGAAACAATGGGCCAAATAGCTGA